Genomic segment of Triticum aestivum cultivar Chinese Spring chromosome 6A, IWGSC CS RefSeq v2.1, whole genome shotgun sequence:
CCTGGTTGCATGATTTCTGATATCTTCACACTCAGGTACTTAGCCATGCTTCGGAAAGCTACTAAGGAGGAGATTGTTGTTGAGCTTACAAATCTGTATGACCATTTCTTCATTACCATGGGAGAGTGCAAGGCTAAAGTTACCGCTTCCCGTTTGCCTTACTTCGATGGAGATTATTGGCCTGGAGCTGCGGAAGATATGATTAATCAACTGCGTCAAGAAGAAGATGACCGAAAGCTTCAGAAGAAGAGTAAGACAAAGAAAATTATTACAAAAAGAGCTCTTAAAGCTGCTGGCCACACTGATCTCAGTGGAAATGCTTCTAAGGACGCTATGCTGATGCAGAAGGTAAGCTTATGCTCTGGTAATTGTAATACTAGATCTCTCGGAGCCCCCTCTTTTGTGTTTGTGAAATTGCACTTGTTTGTTTCAGTTGGATGACATCTTTCTCATGAATTCGATTTTGATATTGCAGCTTGGGGAAACCATTTATCCAATGAAGGAAGATTTTATTATGGTCCATTTGCAGTATTCTTGTAGCCACTGTTGTCTCCTTATGTCGTCTGGAAAACGCTGGGTCTGCCATCAATGCAGAAGTTTTTACATCTGTGACAAGTAAGTCAATTTCATAAACAATATGACACCTGTGCTATAGAGGCCACATGTACTTATatactattccctccgttcctaagtaTAAGTTTTTTTGAGATTCCAATAGACTacgtacgaagcaaaatgagtgaatctacactcgaaaatacgtctatatacatccgtatgtagtccgtattgaaatttctaaaaagacttatactccctccgtcccaaaataagtgtctcagctttgtactaactttagtacaaagttgtactaagcttgagacacttattttgagacaggGAATATTTATGAATGGAAGGAGTATATGTGATCACAGTTGAAATGAAAGCATGGATTTCGAGTCGctcgactagtcgcgactagtcgtcgactagtcgACGAGTCGCAGTTCCAGAGCCGACTCAGCCTCTCGACTCGACTCCTGGGATGAGTCGAGTGACTCGCGCGACTAGTCTCGACTAGTCACGACTAGTCGCGGTTTTGGGGTCGAACGACTCGAGGCAGCGCTGGATCCGGAGCACTCTCCCGCCGCCGTGCTGCTGATGCTGCTGCTGTGCTgcctcgctgctgctgctgcgcccTTGCCgccacgctgctgctgctgctgctgaagctGAAGCGGCAAGAGGAGTGGGCTGGGAGGAGGAGCGGTGGCAAGAGAGCTGCTGCGGGGGAGTTGAGAGATCCATCGCTGGGAGGAGGAGTGGTGGACTGGTGGCAAGAGAGTGGCAGCGAATGTGTGGCGGCTGTGGTGAGGGAGGAGGGAGTGTGGATGGTGGATTAGGTCACGGGAGGAGTATATAGCTACTAGATGGGCTTTTGGGCCACAGGGAAGTGCATAACTAGTGGCCCATCTCTGAGTTGGCCCTGGTTACTGCTGCTGGTGGtgtgctcctcccctcctcccctggttgctgctgctgctgtgcacTTGTGCTCCTCCCCTGACTGCCTGCTGCTTAACTCACGTCGACTCGTCGCCATGTCGACTCATCGACCGTGAGTCTAGACTAGTCACGACTAGTCTAGAGTCGTCCTCCCCGAGCGACCCGTCGACTCATCGACTCGAAAACATTGAATGAATGCGATCTGTATGAACCAACAAGTTTTGCATTATTGCCCTTTCTCAGGGCCAGGTGCCTCAAATCAAGGCACTTGCATGAAAattatatttatattttataaagCAGCAGTTTAAGTTGTAACATTTAACAAATATGTGCTTAAGGACGCTTTGTTTACCACACAAACTACTGTATCCCTAGTCCCTACACATCTCGTTGTTGACGCCATGCATGATCCCTGTTCTTTCTGTTGCAACAAATTGTATCCATATCATCAAGATACCCAACAAACCAGGAAACGAGAAAACAAGGCAGATCTGCAAATCTGTTTCTCTTGGCACCCACAAAAACTTTCCACGGCCATTGGCTTCTACTCCTTGCCAATCCCCGGTGGCAATatctcctccccccaccctccttGATCCTATCAGGCCTCTCATGGAGAGGGGCCGTCTCATCAAACGTGTGGCTTAGGAGCAAAGGCTTAGCAGCGGTCATTGTGCAAGCTATGAAACCAGGACCCTGAAGGAGTCAATCTCTCCAGACCCAAGGTGACTTGCAATGAACCGGGGTGACTCCTGGGAACCCCAGATGACCGCTTAATCTTCCCCTGGAAAAGCAAGGGGGCCTGGTATCCACCCCAACCATGGCATCACCGGCCTAGGTCGGGGTGAGGTGACACCTTAATAACCCAGCTGACTGCCGAGATTGTTATGAAAATAACTACATGTGCTTGAAAATTGTGTATATAAGAGTTATCCTTAGGATGAATTGTTTGTAATTACACAGCTTGCCATGTTAGACAAACCTTTTAAAGTTCTCTTCGTGAATTTAGTATTTTCCTGTTGCAGGTGTTACAGTGCAGAACAACAGCTTGAAGATAGGGAGAGGCATCCAAGTAATAGTAGAGACACACATAAGCTCCATCCAGTAAGTAAACAAGACTCATTTTTCTCTTTAGAGAAAGAGAAAGTTAGTAACATATAACTTGATGTCTTAGGTTGACATTGTTGGGGTGCCTGAAGAGACAAAGGATAGAGACGATATTCTGGAAAGTGAGTTTTTTGACACCAGGCAGGCATTTCTCAGTCTTTGTCAAGGGAACCATTACCAATATGACACCCTTCGCCGTGCTAAGCATTCGTCAATGATGGTGTTGTATCACCTACATAATCCCACTGCACCAGCGTTTGTCACTACATGCAATGTCTGTAGCCATGATATTGAAACTGGTCAAGGCTGGCGGTGTGAAATTTGTCCAGATTTTGACGTGTGCAATGGTTGTTACCAAAAAGGAGCAGTCAATCATCCTCACAAGTTGACAAACCATCCATCAGTTGCCGACCGTGATGCCCAAAACAAGGAAGCCCGGCAAATGCGTGTTCAACAGGTAAGCCCCTTCAGACGATTTCCGCTAGTAAAATTGTTCCTAACCTGCGATTGTTGAAGTTGTGACTTTCTGTTTATTTTCATTAAATAAACTTGACAGCAGTCTAGCTTAAATACCATTCTTTTttatatttacgaacggagggagtaattggcaGGCATTTAATTACTGTAATAATTGAGTTAAGCCGGAGCTTTACAAATTGGAAGACATAAATATTCTTCCAGCATTCTCATTTGTTCATCATAATATTGTGGAAACAGTCAACATGTGCATCTTTACTTTTCGAGGCTGCAATTTGTAAAGTAGTTATTGTGCATAAGTCATGTGCTCCACTACAATCCTTTTGTTAAATAGTTCCACCATTGATTTTCCTTTTACCATCATCCTGCAGCTAAGGAAAATGCTCGATCTTCTGGTACATGCCTCTACATGCCGCTCTGGCAGCTGCCAATATCCTAACTGCCGTAAAGTCAAGGGACTATTTCGGCATGGGATGCAGTGCAAGACACGTGCTTCAGGAGGGTGTGCCCTGTGCAAGAAAATGTGGTACATGCTTCAGCTCCATGCCCGAGCTTGCAGAGATTCAGGATGCAGTGTACCGCGGTGCAGGTGTGTTGGCGCATCTCTCATTTGTCCCGCTAACCTCCCACCACCCCTGTGCTTGTGCATACAGTATTTCAATCGTCTCTGGAGTAACATCTGACCTCCACCTCTGGTAACCATACAGGGATCTCAAAGAGCATCTTAGAAGGCTGCAACAGCAGTCTGATTCCCGGAGGAGGGCTGCTGTTAATGAGATGATGAGACAGAGAGCAGCAGAGGTTGCTACAACATGATTAGTTGCATCTGTACAGGTATACCGTCGTCGAAAGAAGATTAGGAAAGTGCGCAGGGTCTCAGTCCTCTCATCCCCCACACCAAGTCGAAACTTGGGGTCGTTGAATTAGAGGATCCAGGTCGACCGATTGTCCTGGAAGATGGAAGAAGACGCTGGCCATTCTTCGCCGACGATTAACATAGGGGCTTGAAAGCCTGCCATTCTCCGAAGGAAGGGTGAAGGGCGCAGTGCACCACAGTAGGTGGTAACTGTTTGCGCCCTGCTGACTGTGCCGCTGATGTTGTCGATAGGAACCGGCCTGGCCCCTTGGGTGTGGTGATTCTTTCGTTTGACCTGTACTAGTTGGACTAATCTTGTTTTTGCTGCTTGCCTGCTCCGTCGTCGACGTTCATGTATAATAGGTCTCTGGATCCTCTATTGTTGAAAAACAATGGTTGTAGCTGCTGCTGTTTTGTTCCCTCTGTTCCGGTTTCTTGTCACCTCGGTCAGGAGGGGTATAGTAGGGAGAAAGAAGGTAGAGGGATGGGCACTGGACATGGTTCTGTTTATTTATGTCCCCCTCCCATTTTGTAGGACAAGTCTTTATTTTGAAAGTATAAAGGAAAGTAAATCCTGCGTCTTTCTTTGCCCCTCCTTTCTTGCAAGGTAATGCATGATCTTGATTTGTCCAGTCAGATCATCACACTGGAAATTTTGAATGTGGGGATTATTGTGCCATGACGAAAATTAGAGCTGTGCAGAAATCTGTACGGCCATTTGTCTGAAATTTTGCCATCCCAAGCATCCAAATTGTTTTCAAATTGGTTTTACAAATATTTGCAAATTGCGTCGTGCTTGTTTTTTTTTCTAGTGAAGTGCCGTGCTTGGTTAGCTATATGCAGTTATGTAGAGTGCATTGTTTTGGTGCTCAACATGTAGCCCTTTGTTTGAAACATTCAAAAGTTATATTTCAAAGTTTAAAAAATTCTTAAACAAAATCCACATTGACATATGGATATACACTACATGTGTAAAATTTCATGAGAAAACACATGTGTAGAATTTTTGAATCAGTGAAACATTATTTTTGATCTTTTTCTAAAAAGAAGCTTCATGTAGCCTGAGCACGAAAACAAGTTTATGAGTTGCAAAATAGGGCACTCAAAAGCAGTTTTAAGGTAAAAAAGAAGAATTTTAAGAGCATTGGAAATTATGTTTCTTCAACAGATGTAAAATATGGCACCAAAAATCTTCTTCTTCAACCGGGATGATGTATAATACTcccccgtttctaaatataagtcttttttagagatttcaatatataGTTCATACATAGTaagatgtctatatacatccgtatgtacttCATATTGATATACTCCCCGtcttaaaattcttgtcttagatttatctagatacggatgtatctaatactaaaatgtgacttgatacatccgtatctggacaaatctaagacaagaattttgggacggagggagtacatccgtATGCACTCCGTATTGAAATTTCTAAAAGACatgtatttaggaacaaagggagtagaaAATTATACCAAAACCGGCCCGGATCGGCGCAACGGGGACCCCGAATAGGTGCGTTGGTGGGGCTGTCGCGACCGTCCAAAGCGGCGGGTCGGTGGCGGCAGTGGACCGGTAACGGTGCCATTGGCGGCTGAAATTGAGTTGGCGACGGTCGGGGTGAGAGCCGGAGTGCGGCGAGAGGAAGTTTCACTTGGCGGTTTGATGTTTGCATCACACAACTTTGGTTTTGCGCAACTGCTTGCGTGCTATATATTTACAGTGCAAGGGGTTGAAGTTCAGGTCTGCTTCAAATTGAGACCACAAAAACATAGAGATATGACAACTGCTGGAGTATTATTTTGGATTGAAATGTTCTAAAAACAGTTTTCTGGGCGGCTGACCTGGAGATGCCATTATATATAGGATTGTGGCAAGATCTCGGTCGAACGAGACTCTCAGTCAAGTGACAGAACatataaaaaagaagaaagaaaatttttaaaaaaaatttacATGGAGTTTTGTATAATATCTAACGACTATAGCATGGACTGACTTTGATTCAGTAATCCCGTTATATGTATCCATAGACTACGAATTCGAACCAGCTGAGTTTGTTGTATCTGAAAGCTCTGACTAGGCACCGAACCGATCTGAGCCGTCCATCCGTGATCAGACGACGGACGGTCACCCTGCGGCGCACGCTATTTATCCGTTCCTCGCGCGCTCGCGACTCCTGATGGCGACGGCAGCGCGGCGCCTCGTCCCCTTCCACCTCCGGCCGCCCGGCGCGCGCCCGCTCGCCGCCGTTGCGGCGGCTCCCCACAGCCGCAAGCGCGATGCCGTCTCGTGCAAATCCACCGGCAAGACCAGGGCGAAGAACAAGGCCAAGGACACCACCATGTGGCGGCCGCAGCGGCGGGAGCTGGAGGAGCACCTCAAGCGGCGCACCCGCTCCGCCGGCGCCTTCGACCCCGGCCTCTACCGCCGCCACTCCCACTCCCACCACGTCCCCGTCTTGCTCGGGGAGGTCCTCGCCGCGTTCCGCCGCCCGCTCCCGCTCCGCTCCTTCGTCGACTGCACCCTCGGTGCCGCCGGCCACTCCCTCGCCGTCCGTAATCCCTTTCCTTTCGCATCTACCTTTATGTTGTCGTGGGAACAATCTGTTCGTGCTCAGTAGAATCGAATGCCTCTACTCGTTGTGGCTTCAATTTTACGTGCTCATTTGTGCCCATAAGCTGTTTGATGGAATGCGTCTTGGGGGTGACAGATGATGGAGGCGCACCCGGAGATGGAGCTGCACGTTGGCATGGACGTCGACCCCTCTGCGCTGGCGATTGGCCAGCGCCACATCGAGGCTTTCCTTGTTAGTAGGGCAACTGGGGAAGGGGGAGAAGATGCTCTGCAAGGGACACTACGCGCCTATACTCACGTCAAGAATTTCAAGTACATCAAGCATGTTCTTGGTGGCGTtgacgagagcctggcagatggcTCGTCTGGAGTTGACGGTATCCTCATCGACCTTGGCATGTCATCCATGCAGGTAAAAAATAAGTAAAATGTGAGGAAACTGATGCTAAGACTGCTAAGTTTCCCATTGGCTGACCAAATTTTTTTGGTCTGCTGCGCAGGTTAACAGGTCAGATAGAGGATTTAGTGTGCTCAATGATGGTCCACTTGACATGCGCATGGACCCTAAGGTCAGTGTTGATTTAGTCTTTTTTTTCGAGGGTACGCCTttggcgtaccttagctttatagaagagagAAATATATGTACAAGAGACTACAATTGTGCTAGTTAGGAGTCACAAGCCGACCCTAACTGAGCCTCCACCCCACTCCCACACGCTACTCGACTATTCGGATACTAGTTGTCCTCCAAACGCTCCTGCCATGGCCCAAGTCCTCAAGTCAGTGTTGATTTATTCTTACTTACAGCCTTACTGGTCATTTCTTTGTTCACTTATTATCAGAATGCACCATGTATGGATGCAATATACTTTTTGCTACTTACTACAATCACGCAGTGTTGCAAACTTGCATGACTAAAGATTAAAACAACTTATATCCAATATTAGTTTGTCTTACTAAAAGATCATTTTATTGGCAGATAGCATGAGCTGCAATTATTTAGATGCGCTCGTAGTCATAATGCCAATCACAGTCTATCTAGGAATTTGTAAAACACAGTTGCACTTAGTTCATTTCTGTTGTGTTTCATTTTGTCTGTATTTACATGCACGAGTTCCATATATTGACCTTGCCATGTCCAAAATATCCAGGAATATTTTTTTGTGTGTTACTTCATGTTTGAGTCAATCTTGGTGAATTAGTAATGTCCAAATGGTACAACTCCACCTTGATATATATTTTGTGTTACAGTTGTGTACTGCTTCTAACCTATAGCTGAAACTAGACAGGCAACTTTAACAGCAGAAGATATCTTGAACTCTTGGCCCGAGCTTGAAGTTGGGCGTATCCTCCGTGATTATGGGGAGGAAAGCAATTGGCAATCCCTTCAGAGGCGAATTGTTAAAGAACGGAAAACAGGGGGTTTACACTCTACTGGCGAGCTTGTCAAACTTATCCAAAGAACGTGCACCATTTCAGGAGGTATGTATGAAGCTATGATTATGATAATACTTTGAGGTTTCCTTCTATTATTGTGATAACACCATGcaagtttatatatatatatatatatatatatatatatatatatatttttgtttTGCTCGATAAACTCTTGTGGAATTTACNNNNNNNNNNNNNNNNNNNNNNNNNNNNNNNNNNNNNNNNNNNNNNNNNNNNNNNNNNNNNNNNNNNNNNNNNNNNNNNNNNNNNNNNNNNNNNNNNNNNNNNNNNNNNNNNNNNNNNNNNNNNNNNNNNNNNNNNNNNNNNNNNNNNNNNNNNNNNNNNNNNNNNNNNNNNNNNNNNNNNNNNNNNNNNNNNNNNNNNNNNNNNNNNNNNNNNNNNNNNNNNNNNNNNNNNNNNNNNNNNNNNNNNNNNNNNNNNNNNNNNNNNNNNNNNNNNNNNNNNNNNNNNNNNNNNNNNNNNNNN
This window contains:
- the LOC123132161 gene encoding ribosomal RNA small subunit methyltransferase H yields the protein MATAARRLVPFHLRPPGARPLAAVAAAPHSRKRDAVSCKSTGKTRAKNKAKDTTMWRPQRRELEEHLKRRTRSAGAFDPGLYRRHSHSHHVPVLLGEVLAAFRRPLPLRSFVDCTLGAAGHSLAMMEAHPEMELHVGMDVDPSALAIGQRHIEAFLVSRATGEGGEDALQGTLRAYTHVKNFKYIKHVLGGVDESLADGSSGVDGILIDLGMSSMQVNRSDRGFSVLNDGPLDMRMDPKATLTAEDILNSWPELEVGRILRDYGEESNWQSLQRRIVKERKTGGLHSTGELVKLIQRTCTISGGRQGWIKTATRVFQALRIAVNDELQTLEDALHSCFDCLAPDGRLAVISFHSLEDRIVKQTFLELIRGDEAEDDEEDLVCADIDDEDEPWFKQRVQGTNGTVLTKRPTTPSQEEEKLNQRCRSAKLRVIQKA